In one window of Vulpes vulpes isolate BD-2025 chromosome 1, VulVul3, whole genome shotgun sequence DNA:
- the CCDC106 gene encoding coiled-coil domain-containing protein 106, with protein sequence MNDPNSRRRTLKKDDEAFEISIPFDETPHLDPQIFYSLSPSRGNFEESPEAPSPTVALMNGVRAQLHMALERNSWLQKRIEDLEEERDFLRCQLDKFISSARMDAEDHCRVKPGSRRVEGDGRGGAGGEASDPESAASSLSGVSEEGSTVERKRQKQKGGAGRRRFGKPKARERQRVKDADGVLCRYKKILGTFQKLKSMSRAFEHHRVDRNTVALTTPIAELLIVAPEKLAEVGEFDPSKERLLEYSRRCFLALDDETLKKVQALKKSKLLLPITYRFKR encoded by the exons ATGAATGACCCAAACAGCCGGAGGAGGACAC TGAAGAAAGACGATGAGGCCTTCGAGATCTCCATCCCCTTCGATGAGACGCCCCACCTAGACCCACAGATCTTTTACAGTCTGAGCCCCTCTCGGGGAAACTTCGAGG AGTCTCCGGAGGCCCCATCCCCGACAGTAGCCCTGATGAATGGTGTCAGGGCCCAGCTGCACATGGCCCTGGAGAGGAACTCCTGGTTACAGAAGCGCATTGAGGacctggaggaggagagggactTCTTGCGGTGTCAGCTAGACAAGTTTATATCCTCTGCCCGCATGGATGCAG AGGATCACTGCCGGGTGAAGCCTGGGTCCAGGCGGGTTGAGGGggatggcaggggtggggctgggggcgagGCCTCAGACCCGGAGTCAGCGGCCTCCTCGCTCAGTGGAGTGTCTGAAGAAGGCAGTACggtggagaggaagaggcagaagcagaagggagGTGCTGGCCGGAGGCGCTTTGGGAAGCCCAAGGCCCGGGAGAGGCAGCGGG TGAAGGATGCAGACGGTGTCCTCTGCCGCTACAAGAAGATACTGGGCACCTTCCAGAAGCTGAAGAGCATGTCCCGGGCCTTTGAGCACCACCGCGTAGACCGAAACACGGTGGCGCTGACCACGCCCATCGCGGAGCTGCTTATCGTGGCCCCAGAGAAGCTGGCGGAGGTAGGCGAGTTCGACCCTTCCAAGGAGCGTCTGCTCGAGTACTCGCGCCGCTGCTTCCTGGCCCTGGACGACGAGACCCTCAAGAAGGTGCAGGCTCTCAAGAAGAGCAAGCTGCTGTTGCCCATAACCTACCGCTTCAAGCGGTGA